The genomic region GCGGATTCTTATATCAGTAATCAAAGCTATGTCATTACTGGAGATTGCTATTTACTTTGTCGAAAAGATATTCATGATGTAGACTTGGACGTTCAACAGATTATGAATGCCCAAGAGATTGACGATCAACTCGCACAATTATTCAATTCACACATCATTGAAGACGTCTTTGAAGCGCGTATTGGTGAGCGTGTTGTGTTGCGCAATATCTCAATAAAAATAGATAATCCGGATACAAACTCCAAACGCGGATATCATACTGATACTGTGACAAAAACAGTATATAAGGTCTTTATTTATCTCACTGATGTCAACGAGTGTGGCAATGGGCCGTATACGGTGATACCAGGTTCGCATCGACATACGTACCGAAGAATCATCAATTATTTCTATGGTTGGATAAAGCAAGTACTATACGGTTCAAAACATAGCCGTAACTACAAAGAAGATATTCAACTTCTATATAGTGATCGCCAAAGTGTACCGCTATTGGCACCAGCAGGAACAATGATTATATCCAACCAACAAATAGTACACAAAGGATGGCACCAGCAAGACAAGAGTACTCGCTACGCGCTAGTTTGCTACGTCATCCCAGCGAAAGATTATCACGGTCAACGCTTCTCTTTTGGCAGAACCGCATTGCAGAAAGGTGTAGAAGTTATTAGTAGTTAGTGGCTAGTGGCATTATTTAATATCATATCACTAGTTACTCTAGAGCGTGTAATCTTATATCTGTGTTAGCCGATGAACTAAGGCTTTGCCAGCAAACTTCGGTAAAGCCGACATACGTCGCCAACGCCAAGGTTCTTGATACAGGCGATACAACCACTCTAAATGATTATCGCCTAACCAAGCTGGTGCTCTCGATTTGACACCTGCCCAAATATCAAAGCTACCGCCAATTCCAATCCAAGTTGCTTGGGGACACAGGTGGCGATTTTGTGTAATCCATAATTCTTGACGCGGGACTCCCAATCCTACCAAAATTAATTTTGGTTGTAGCTTTTGTAACGTTTGCGCTAATTTTTCGGATTCGATGGGTGACAAGTAGCCATGTTCAGCCCCAACGATTTGGAGATGCGGCGATCGCTGTTGCCAAGTTTTAGCAGCTTTGGTGGCGACTCCTGGTGAACCTCCATAAAAAAATACAGGGGACGAATTTGGTGTTTGCCCTAAATTGTGCAAAAGTAGCTCTGCAAGCTCAATTCCTGGACAGCGCTGGATGCGTTTACCGCGCAGCAGCATATACAACACAATTCCAGCCCCATCAGGAATGACTAATTCGGCTTGTTGAATTGCGTGCGCTAGCGCGGTATGCTGCTCTGCTTGGATTGTCATTTCTGCATTCAGCGTAATCACATGAGTGCCAATGCCTTGTTCTAAACGCGATCGCAACCAAGTGATATAGTCATCCATCAGATGAACTGGCAACCCTAGTACAGAATCTAAAAGTGCTGCCTCAGACATTGTGCACCTCACTACCTTACAAAGCTTATGTGCAAAAGGCTAGCTTGTCTAGACGCCAAAATTTTACCGTACTCTTGGAAATTAGGGAATGCGATCGCTGAGGTTTGTATTTATTGCGCTCGATATGCTTTCGGAGTTATACCCGTAAGTTGCCGAAATTGTTTGCTCAAATGACTGTGGCTGTTGAACCCACACAAAAAGGCAATATCTATAATTGATTGGTCAGTTTGTTTCAACAACTGCTTTGCGCGTTCGACTCGTTGCTGAAGCAGATATTGATGAGGCGCTATCCCTAGCGATCGCTTGAACAAATGGCTAAAGTGATATTGACTCATGCCGAGCAATTTGGCTAAGTCTGCAAGCTTAATATCTTGACTGAGATACTCGTTAATGTATTCTAAAACTTGCAGAAGTTGACGTTGCGATAAACCACCTTCATAAGTTACCAAACGAGGTTGAGTAGCAGAGTAAAATCTGAGTAAATGCACAGCAAGGACGTTTGCTAGTGATTCAACGTAAAGCTTGCTAGCTAAATTTTCTTGTTTGAGTTCAGCAAGTAGCAGCATAGCGATCGCCTCAAGCTGCGGGTCGCGAGTTTGAAATTCAGCGAGTAACTCTAGCCGATCAAAATTGCTTTCAAGCATTTCGCTAGCAACGCGCTTCATGAAGCCAGACGCAACCCGAATTTGCAAGTAGCGATCGTCGCGATCCCAGCGGGCAAAAAACGGCATCTTTGCGGGCGTTATGGAAATGTCGCCTTTCCCATATAGTCCTGTATAAGTCTTACCTTCTCGGATTTGCACCAAGCTGACAGGACGCGATGCAAGCGATAAATTAATCGCGTGTTCATCACTAAAATGACACCATCCCTCACCCGCAGGATGTTGGAATTGCTCAACTAGAATATTTTCCCAACCTTGATTTTGACTTGACAAAATGGGTACGCAGGTTATTTCTTGCTGATGTGGGACGGTTGTCTTCACGATCTAACCCTCATTTGTCTTCGTAACCTAAAAACTAACCGCAAGATTTTGATAGTTGCACAAAAATCAGATAGCTGAGTACAAATCGTTTGCCTAAACTGACATTTTAGGTAGGTACTCAGGCAAAACTATGGCACACATTCTACACCTTGATTCTAGTCCTAGAGGAGAACGATCGCACTCACGCCGGATCACAAAAGAATTTATTGAAGCGAGGATGCAGGCGCATCCATCTGATATTGTTACGTATCGAGATATCGGTCGTCATCATATTCCCCATGTGGATGAATTATGGATTGCAGCAGCTTATACACCATCAGAACAACGCACTCCCGAACTAGCGCAAGCAATTTCCCTCAGCGATCGCTTGATTGATGAATTCTTAGCGGCTGATCTCTACGTCATCGGCATACCCATGTACAATTTCAGCGTTCCTAGTACATTCAAGGCTTATATTGACCAGATTGTGCGTGTGGGGCGAACCTTCGCGTTTGAACCGGAAGATACCGCCAACCCTTATCAGCCACTCGTCTTAGGTAAGAAAATGTTAATTATCACCGCGCGGGGTGGTTCTGGCTTTGAACCTGGTGGACGCAATGAGAAGCTGAATCATCAAGACCCTTATTTAACAACAGTCTTTGGGTTTATTGGCATCACCGATATCACATTTATCCATATTGAAAATGACGAATTTGGTGGTACAAATTTAGCGCGATCGCTCGCGGCTGCGCGTATCCAGGCTCAACTTCTGGCAAGCAATGAACACCATCTGCTTCGTAACGTTGGGTAGTCATTCAGGAGGCTTTATGGCAACTATCAATCACTTACCCTTTGTACTGAAGCTTGTGACGGTATTAGGCTGCGGGCTAGTAGCTGGAGTTTTCTTCGCCTTCTCCACCTTCGTGATGAGTGCGCTTGCGCGACTTCAACCGCAGCAGGGTATTACCGCCATGCAATCGATTAACATCACGGCAATCAATCCATTATTTATGACAGCCTTATTTGGTACAGCCGCAGCTTGCCTTTTTCTAACTATTTATTCGCTATTAAAGTGGCATCAACCTGGTACTACTTACTTGCTCATTGGTACCTGCTTTTATCTTGTTGGTATTTTAGTTACAATCGTGTTTAATGTGCCACTCAACGAAGCGCTAGCGACAGTTAAGCCTGACAGCACTGCTGGTGCGGAATTATGGGCTAGCTACCTCACCGATTGGACGTTTTGGAATCATATTCGCACAGTTACAGCACTGGTGGCAGCAGCAGCGTTTACCCTCGCGATCGGTAGTTGAGATTGCCTGAAGTGTCTTACGCTGAAGATAGCGGCATTCTGTGCAGCGTCCATAGTTGGGTTAAGCTTTTTAGGGTCATAAAGCTCTAGTCTATAGAGTTAAGACATGATAGAAGGTCGTAGTGATTTACCTAAGGAGAGTTTAACCCTGTCCTCTGACCTCTGACCCCTGCTATAAAATGTTTCAAGCTACTCGTCGCCGTTTGGCTTTGTGGTATACGTCCGTAACTGCGGTGTTATTGCTGCTGTTTGCTAGTGGAGTTTATTTGTATGTTCGCAGTACGCTCATCGAGCGCATTGACGATACGCTCAATCACGTTGTTGAAGTCGTCGAGCGATCGCTTGTCATCGAACCTACTACAGCCAATGCTGAGCAATTTCGCATCAACATCGAAGCAACTTTTCGCGATAATGCAGACGCGGTTGATGACGACCATATCGATTTAGAGTGGTTTAGTCCTACAGGAGAACTACTATGGTCAACTTTATCCGAACCTTTAGGGCTTCCGGTGCATCCGAATCGAACTGGTGAAACGGTAAGAGTCATTCGCGATTCAGATGCGATTGAGGGACAAGATTATACGCCACTATTACTGCGACAAGTTACCGAAAGAGTCGAAATTGGACGACAGGTATTAGGGTATTTGCGCGTGAGTCACCCGTGGTTTGAAGTCACAAAACCAATCCGCCAGCTAATTTTTGATTTAAGTTTGGGTACGGGGTTAATGGTTCTTTCTGTTGCGTTTTGTGGTTGGTTTCTTTCCGGAAAAGCAATGGAACCTGTACGCGAATCGTATCAACGCCTCAAACAGTTTACTGCGGATGCTTCCCACGAACTCAGAAGTCCGATCGCACTCATTCAAACTAACGTCCAAGTCGCCTTAACAGATCCCGAACTATTAGAAACATCCGGTGCTAGTGCTAAATACCACCAACAGTTAACCGTCATCGAAAGGTTGACTCAGCGATTAGGGCGCTTAGTTGACGATTTACTTTTTCTCGCACGCCAAGATAGTGGTATTGTACAACCCTGTTTTGCCGCGTGTCCTCTGGATGCTTTGCTGATGGAAGTTGTAGAAGAACAAAAATTACCAGCAACCGAAAAGAATATTGCTTTATCGCTGCATCTCATTGAAGCTCCTGAATCACACAATCCGCAACTAAGCGACGATTGGTTTACCCTCCAAGGCGATTGGAATCAGCTAGTTCGTTTGTTTACTAATTTAATCGTTAATGCAGTTCACTATACGCCACCTGGCGGTAAAGTAGATGTCGAGTTAGAAAGAGTTGCTTCGCCGCTTAATTCACGCACTGCTTTACTGCAAGTAAAAGTCAGCGATACAGGTATTGGAATTCCTGAGTCTGCCTTACCGCGCTTGTTTGACCGTTTTTATCGCGTAGATCCCGCCCGCACTCACACGGCTTCAACTTTAGTCGCTACACCAACAGGTTCAGGATTAGGCTTAGCGATCGCCGATGCGATCGTTGAAAACCACCACGGTCAAATTCATGTCGAAAGTACGTTACATCAAGGCACAACTTTTACTGTTACTTTACCCGCAAGTGCTGAGTTTTAAGTCTTCTCCTTGAAAACTAAAAATTGCCAAAATGCTTCCTGTGGCAGATGCACAGCGGTAATTATTCCTAATAACTTACAGTGTCATGAGCACAATTAGCTACTAGCGGTTAGTGATTAGTCAATAATAGGCAGAGTCATTCGCTTGCTTTACTGATGGATATTAAAAATGAGGAGTATCTTTAATTTTAAGCATTCAAATTTATCCATTTTCTTTCAACTAAAAGCTAATCGCTAGGAACTCATTGCTTTTTTGACATCAGTTGTAGTCATTTGCCGCAATTGGTCTTAGTTAGTTTACTAAGCTGGAAACTTAACTAAACTACTGTTAACAATCTAGAAAAATTAGGGAAAGTGCAATGCCAATTCCAATTAGAGAAGATATTGTCTACATCATCCTCAATAAAATTAACGACAGTGGTCAAGGAATGCACGAAGTTAAGTTTGAGGAAAGCGATTTCTTTCCTGGAATACAAATAACAAGAGCCGAATTATTGGGTCATCTTGATTATCTCAATCAGATGCAATACATTAAAGCAGAATTTTCAGGTAATGCTTACGCTAACCAAGAAGATGTTCCGAGCGTTGTCGATTCCAAAGAAGTTGACTTTAGAATTGCTAACACTTTTGGTGCCGACGACGGTCCTTTACCTCATTTAATTACTTTTGAAGCAGCAGAACTTACCGAAAAAGGTAAGCGAATGTTGCAAAAAATGAAAGACAATCCGCCCAAATCGCTTAAAGAAGGGGTATCAGTTCCCATCGCAACAAAAGATATGCCCTTCTTAGAAAAGGTGATGATCAAGGGTGGTTTAGAAGATATTTTCGATACGCGAGATGTCGTGGAAGTCGTATATCGGGTAATGCGTGATTTGATGCCCACAGATGCGATCGAGCGTGTAGAAGGCGAACTACACGAAGAAGCATTACCAACAGAAGATAAAGCTCTGCAAATGGAAATTGCCGACCTTTGGAAAGATACTAATCCGATTGTTGGATTTTTGAGTAGAGTTCGTCCACCCTTCAAAAAGCATGGAGGTCCTGGACTATTTAATATCGATGACGACCGCTTTTTGTTCCGTGTCAAAAATGAATCGCCAATGGCAGCAACGGGTTACGATATAGACCGCGAACGAGTCGTGTCGGCTGTCTTTTCCGCAACTAAAGACGAATTATCTGAAGAGCGAATTAAAGAAATCGCTCAATATCTGCCGGGTAAAGTTCGTCAACTTTGGGAAGAAGCTTAATTCAATTTACATATTTGCAATTAGTTAAGTTATGAGTTATTCAAGTAAAATTTAACTCGTAACTTAATTTATTCAAAATATTAGTTGCATCAAAATTGAGTTAACAACGTTATAGCTTTTGATTAAGAAAACAGCTTTGAAATTAAATTGACTGAACGAAACAAGGTTGAATATTTGCCTCAGAGGTAGAAATGTTTAACGGTGCTCGACATAATAAAAAAGTCCAACTATTTGCTGTTGTTAGTACAATCCTCATAGTTCCAATAACATCTGGAACAGCCTTCGCAATTCCAAGAGAAAATCAGTTATCTCAAGCGCAACCTGCCCCTGCGAGTCCATCACTGAATCCTAGACCAAGTATTTTTAACGAACCACCCTACAATCGTACCCAAACTCCAGTCTCGCCAGGGTCTGGGACACTACCCGTATCACCCACAACCCCAGGAACAACGCCGCCTTCTCCTTGCCCACCTACTGGAACCGGTGTAACAACACCTGCCCCCGCACCTGGAGGATCAGTGATTCAGCCTCCATTACCAGAACAACAACAGACACCCAGCGCTAGAGTCATACCTGTTAATGGCAGAGTCAATATCAGGCTGACGAATACAACCAATGCAGTTGTGTTGTATCAAGTCATTGGCAATACTGAGCAACGAAGTCTTGCAGGAAAGTCGGAAGTAACGCTCCGCGATTTATCCGCACCCGTATCATTAACTTTTTCTCGACAAGACCGAGGACTACTCAGACCAACTGTAAGTGCAACTTCTATGGGATTGTTAGAAGTGACATTAGATGCAACAACTGACTTATCTGAGGATCGAACGACAATTAGAGTGCAACCTGATGGGGCGGTGTTATTAAATTAGTCAGTATTGATATACGTAGTTTCAAAAATAGGACTTTCCTGAGTGAGGATAACAACTCCTCACTCTATTTAATTTATTGTTGAGTCGCCACTGCGATCACTTACCAAGTTAACGTCGTCAAGCGCACTCGATCGTTTGCCTCAGCATAAATACTTAGCTCATAATAGAAGGACAAAAGTTATATTTTTTGTCATTGATAAACTAGAAATGTATACGTAACAATATCTAACTCAGCAACAATGGATTGCTCAATGCGAATCAACCACGCCTTAAAGCAAGACACGAGTTGCAGTTTTTAAGACAAATTATTGCTTAAACACTTGTAAATTAATGTTTTTATCTGGTAACATGCTTTTTCTTCTTTCTCCTTTAACGCTCGGTGCTTTTTTTCCAGGACTCGACACCTTGTTTTCTACGCAAGGAATTATGGTCATGCTTCTAGCCGCCTATGCAGGCGCGATGTGGCTATTTCTGACGAGTGCGCCCAAAGTACACACTGTTATGGTGTCTGATATGGAAATTGCTCGACAGTTGTATGAAGGGCTGCTCGACCTACCAGCTGCCGATGTGCCGCTACACTAT from Chroogloeocystis siderophila 5.2 s.c.1 harbors:
- a CDS encoding phytanoyl-CoA dioxygenase family protein, encoding MLRRFKQFNQRLRRELAVFKPEITGIINDRKEYQRQPQNLFTEQGYEVIPDFLDKQECDRLIKVADSYISNQSYVITGDCYLLCRKDIHDVDLDVQQIMNAQEIDDQLAQLFNSHIIEDVFEARIGERVVLRNISIKIDNPDTNSKRGYHTDTVTKTVYKVFIYLTDVNECGNGPYTVIPGSHRHTYRRIINYFYGWIKQVLYGSKHSRNYKEDIQLLYSDRQSVPLLAPAGTMIISNQQIVHKGWHQQDKSTRYALVCYVIPAKDYHGQRFSFGRTALQKGVEVISS
- a CDS encoding DUF1772 domain-containing protein, encoding MATINHLPFVLKLVTVLGCGLVAGVFFAFSTFVMSALARLQPQQGITAMQSINITAINPLFMTALFGTAAACLFLTIYSLLKWHQPGTTYLLIGTCFYLVGILVTIVFNVPLNEALATVKPDSTAGAELWASYLTDWTFWNHIRTVTALVAAAAFTLAIGS
- a CDS encoding WecB/TagA/CpsF family glycosyltransferase, producing MSEAALLDSVLGLPVHLMDDYITWLRSRLEQGIGTHVITLNAEMTIQAEQHTALAHAIQQAELVIPDGAGIVLYMLLRGKRIQRCPGIELAELLLHNLGQTPNSSPVFFYGGSPGVATKAAKTWQQRSPHLQIVGAEHGYLSPIESEKLAQTLQKLQPKLILVGLGVPRQELWITQNRHLCPQATWIGIGGSFDIWAGVKSRAPAWLGDNHLEWLYRLYQEPWRWRRMSALPKFAGKALVHRLTQI
- a CDS encoding FMN-dependent NADH-azoreductase; translation: MAHILHLDSSPRGERSHSRRITKEFIEARMQAHPSDIVTYRDIGRHHIPHVDELWIAAAYTPSEQRTPELAQAISLSDRLIDEFLAADLYVIGIPMYNFSVPSTFKAYIDQIVRVGRTFAFEPEDTANPYQPLVLGKKMLIITARGGSGFEPGGRNEKLNHQDPYLTTVFGFIGITDITFIHIENDEFGGTNLARSLAAARIQAQLLASNEHHLLRNVG
- a CDS encoding DUF2267 domain-containing protein — protein: MPIPIREDIVYIILNKINDSGQGMHEVKFEESDFFPGIQITRAELLGHLDYLNQMQYIKAEFSGNAYANQEDVPSVVDSKEVDFRIANTFGADDGPLPHLITFEAAELTEKGKRMLQKMKDNPPKSLKEGVSVPIATKDMPFLEKVMIKGGLEDIFDTRDVVEVVYRVMRDLMPTDAIERVEGELHEEALPTEDKALQMEIADLWKDTNPIVGFLSRVRPPFKKHGGPGLFNIDDDRFLFRVKNESPMAATGYDIDRERVVSAVFSATKDELSEERIKEIAQYLPGKVRQLWEEA
- a CDS encoding helix-turn-helix domain-containing protein, with amino-acid sequence MKTTVPHQQEITCVPILSSQNQGWENILVEQFQHPAGEGWCHFSDEHAINLSLASRPVSLVQIREGKTYTGLYGKGDISITPAKMPFFARWDRDDRYLQIRVASGFMKRVASEMLESNFDRLELLAEFQTRDPQLEAIAMLLLAELKQENLASKLYVESLANVLAVHLLRFYSATQPRLVTYEGGLSQRQLLQVLEYINEYLSQDIKLADLAKLLGMSQYHFSHLFKRSLGIAPHQYLLQQRVERAKQLLKQTDQSIIDIAFLCGFNSHSHLSKQFRQLTGITPKAYRAQ
- a CDS encoding sensor histidine kinase, with product MFQATRRRLALWYTSVTAVLLLLFASGVYLYVRSTLIERIDDTLNHVVEVVERSLVIEPTTANAEQFRINIEATFRDNADAVDDDHIDLEWFSPTGELLWSTLSEPLGLPVHPNRTGETVRVIRDSDAIEGQDYTPLLLRQVTERVEIGRQVLGYLRVSHPWFEVTKPIRQLIFDLSLGTGLMVLSVAFCGWFLSGKAMEPVRESYQRLKQFTADASHELRSPIALIQTNVQVALTDPELLETSGASAKYHQQLTVIERLTQRLGRLVDDLLFLARQDSGIVQPCFAACPLDALLMEVVEEQKLPATEKNIALSLHLIEAPESHNPQLSDDWFTLQGDWNQLVRLFTNLIVNAVHYTPPGGKVDVELERVASPLNSRTALLQVKVSDTGIGIPESALPRLFDRFYRVDPARTHTASTLVATPTGSGLGLAIADAIVENHHGQIHVESTLHQGTTFTVTLPASAEF